One window of the Canis aureus isolate CA01 chromosome 1, VMU_Caureus_v.1.0, whole genome shotgun sequence genome contains the following:
- the C1H18orf54 gene encoding lung adenoma susceptibility protein 2 isoform X3, with protein MAKSIPKHRVCSQESSVSSLLASCSLSGSNSSNSDGSFQYKNKLYSSASQALQAYIDDFDSSHQMYPGASTGKVNAGRCSAHVPEFSNCIYKANHAFENLDPKKSSSSLFCRRKTINDIDSISLTTDDLLKLPADGSFSFTNIGLSHRISKKNKKCIGRLSSWDTEKKQNFQEPSTPLCKDNVITPVIYTNINGRHRGRLKNPKLVNKTNKCISEPSLSFSKKLSFKDSAEHSCEKNYPRWLTSQKSDLNVSGITSLPDFTYPVWLHHQDLLPDTKSQRISKIFKEEQCSPRHSYQAQRTSRLMNKLDCFEYSFEPSNISDSLSDDKGLINECKCDSEHSHCQCENPVLPGPTKKPFSGDKIELLILKAKRNLEHCSEELPKSTKKDDSPCSLDKLEAERSWENIPVTFKSPVPVNSDDSPQQTSQAKCANGFLEDFLNNDNQSCTLSGGKHHGPVEALKQMLFNLQAVQESFNQNKTAELREEINQVSEDNFSKLQLKESMVPITRSLQK; from the exons ATGGCAAAATCAATTCCAAAACACAGAGTTTGTTCTCAAGAATCTTCAGTATCTTCTCTGTTAGCAAGTTGCAGCCTGAGTGGTAGTAATTCCTCTAACTCTGATGGCTCTTTTCAGTATAAGAATAAACTGTATAGTTCTGCATCTCAGGCTCTGCAGGCCTACATTGATGATTTTGATTCAAGCCACCAAATGTATCCTGGTGCAAGCACGGGAAAGGTTAATGCTGGTAGATGTTCTGCTCATGTGCCAGAATTCTCCAACTGTATTTATAAAGCAAACCATG CTTTTGAAAATCTTGATCCCAAAAAAAGCTCTTCATCCTTATTTTGTAGAAGAAAGACTATTAATGACATAGACTCCATTAGCCTAACAACTGATGATCTATTAAAACTTCCAGCGGATGGATCATTTTCTTTCACTAACATTGGATTAAGTCACCGAATTAGCAAGAAAAACAAGAAGTGCATTGGAAGACTGAGTTCATGGGAtactgaaaagaaacaaaattttcaagAACCTTCCACTCCTTTGTGCAAGGATAACGTAATTACTCCtgttatatatacaaatataaatggaagGCATCGTGGTAGgctaaaaaacccaaaacttgtGAATAAGACTAATAAATGCATTTCAGAACCATCTTTATCGTTTTCCAAGAAATTGTCTTTCAAGGACAGTGCAGAACACAGTTGTGAAAAGAATTACCCAAGATGGCTCACTAGCCAGAAATCTGACCTTAATGTTTCAGGAATAACTAGTCTACCTGACTTCACATACCCAGTCTGGCTCCATCATCAAGACTTGCTACCTGATACAAAGAGTCAAaggatttctaaaatatttaaagaagaacagTGTTCCCCTAGGCATAGTTACCAGGCACAAAGAACTTCTCGACTTATGAATAAATTAGATTGTTTTGAATATTCTTTTGAACCCTCAAACATTTCAGATTCCTTGAGTGATGATAAAGGATTAATTAATGAATGTAAATGTGATTCTGAACATAGCCACTGTCAGTGTGAGAATCCAGTTCTCCCAGGACCAACCAAAAAGCCCTTCAGTg GTGACAAGATTGAATTGCTTATCCTGAAGGCCAAGAGAAATCTAGAGCATTGTAGTGAAGAGTTACCGAAGTCTACAAAAAAGGATGATAGTCCTTGTTCGTTAGATAAACTTGAAGCAGAAAGATCATGGGAAAATATTCCTGTTACTTT CAAATCTCCTGTTCCTGTTAACTCTGATGATAGTCCTCAACAAACTTCACAAGCAAAGTGTGCTAACGGGTtccttgaagattttttaaataatgataatcaG AGTTGTACCCTTTCTGGAGGGAAACATCATGGTCCTGTTGAAGCCTTAAAACAAATGTTATTTAATCTTCAAGCAGTACAGGAAAGTTTTAATCAGAATAAAACAGCAGAACTGA
- the C1H18orf54 gene encoding lung adenoma susceptibility protein 2 isoform X4, producing MAKSIPKHRVCSQESSVSSLLASCSLSGSNSSNSDGSFQYKNKLYSSASQALQAYIDDFDSSHQMYPGASTGKVNAGRCSAHVPEFSNCIYKANHAFENLDPKKSSSSLFCRRKTINDIDSISLTTDDLLKLPADGSFSFTNIGLSHRISKKNKKCIGRLSSWDTEKKQNFQEPSTPLCKDNVITPVIYTNINGRHRGRLKNPKLVNKTNKCISEPSLSFSKKLSFKDSAEHSCEKNYPRWLTSQKSDLNVSGITSLPDFTYPVWLHHQDLLPDTKSQRISKIFKEEQCSPRHSYQAQRTSRLMNKLDCFEYSFEPSNISDSLSDDKGLINECKCDSEHSHCQCENPVLPGPTKKPFSGDKIELLILKAKRNLEHCSEELPKSTKKDDSPCSLDKLEAERSWENIPVTLYRMDVQTPLVKNGRKDYLGARKAHTNLLFLLTLMIVLNKLHKQSVLTGSLKIF from the exons ATGGCAAAATCAATTCCAAAACACAGAGTTTGTTCTCAAGAATCTTCAGTATCTTCTCTGTTAGCAAGTTGCAGCCTGAGTGGTAGTAATTCCTCTAACTCTGATGGCTCTTTTCAGTATAAGAATAAACTGTATAGTTCTGCATCTCAGGCTCTGCAGGCCTACATTGATGATTTTGATTCAAGCCACCAAATGTATCCTGGTGCAAGCACGGGAAAGGTTAATGCTGGTAGATGTTCTGCTCATGTGCCAGAATTCTCCAACTGTATTTATAAAGCAAACCATG CTTTTGAAAATCTTGATCCCAAAAAAAGCTCTTCATCCTTATTTTGTAGAAGAAAGACTATTAATGACATAGACTCCATTAGCCTAACAACTGATGATCTATTAAAACTTCCAGCGGATGGATCATTTTCTTTCACTAACATTGGATTAAGTCACCGAATTAGCAAGAAAAACAAGAAGTGCATTGGAAGACTGAGTTCATGGGAtactgaaaagaaacaaaattttcaagAACCTTCCACTCCTTTGTGCAAGGATAACGTAATTACTCCtgttatatatacaaatataaatggaagGCATCGTGGTAGgctaaaaaacccaaaacttgtGAATAAGACTAATAAATGCATTTCAGAACCATCTTTATCGTTTTCCAAGAAATTGTCTTTCAAGGACAGTGCAGAACACAGTTGTGAAAAGAATTACCCAAGATGGCTCACTAGCCAGAAATCTGACCTTAATGTTTCAGGAATAACTAGTCTACCTGACTTCACATACCCAGTCTGGCTCCATCATCAAGACTTGCTACCTGATACAAAGAGTCAAaggatttctaaaatatttaaagaagaacagTGTTCCCCTAGGCATAGTTACCAGGCACAAAGAACTTCTCGACTTATGAATAAATTAGATTGTTTTGAATATTCTTTTGAACCCTCAAACATTTCAGATTCCTTGAGTGATGATAAAGGATTAATTAATGAATGTAAATGTGATTCTGAACATAGCCACTGTCAGTGTGAGAATCCAGTTCTCCCAGGACCAACCAAAAAGCCCTTCAGTg GTGACAAGATTGAATTGCTTATCCTGAAGGCCAAGAGAAATCTAGAGCATTGTAGTGAAGAGTTACCGAAGTCTACAAAAAAGGATGATAGTCCTTGTTCGTTAGATAAACTTGAAGCAGAAAGATCATGGGAAAATATTCCTGTTACTTTGTAC CGGATGGATGTGCAAACTCCTTTGGTAAAGAATGGGCGAAAAGACTACTTGGGAGCAAGAAAAGCTCATA CAAATCTCCTGTTCCTGTTAACTCTGATGATAGTCCTCAACAAACTTCACAAGCAAAGTGTGCTAACGGGTtccttgaagattttttaa
- the C1H18orf54 gene encoding lung adenoma susceptibility protein 2 isoform X2 — MAKSIPKHRVCSQESSVSSLLASCSLSGSNSSNSDGSFQYKNKLYSSASQALQAYIDDFDSSHQMYPGASTGKVNAGRCSAHVPEFSNCIYKANHAFENLDPKKSSSSLFCRRKTINDIDSISLTTDDLLKLPADGSFSFTNIGLSHRISKKNKKCIGRLSSWDTEKKQNFQEPSTPLCKDNVITPVIYTNINGRHRGRLKNPKLVNKTNKCISEPSLSFSKKLSFKDSAEHSCEKNYPRWLTSQKSDLNVSGITSLPDFTYPVWLHHQDLLPDTKSQRISKIFKEEQCSPRHSYQAQRTSRLMNKLDCFEYSFEPSNISDSLSDDKGLINECKCDSEHSHCQCENPVLPGPTKKPFSGDKIELLILKAKRNLEHCSEELPKSTKKDDSPCSLDKLEAERSWENIPVTFKSPVPVNSDDSPQQTSQAKCANGFLEDFLNNDNQSCTLSGGKHHGPVEALKQMLFNLQAVQESFNQNKTAELREEINQVSEDNFSKLQLKESMVPITRSLQKALHHLSRLRDLVDDTSGKQSPKM, encoded by the exons ATGGCAAAATCAATTCCAAAACACAGAGTTTGTTCTCAAGAATCTTCAGTATCTTCTCTGTTAGCAAGTTGCAGCCTGAGTGGTAGTAATTCCTCTAACTCTGATGGCTCTTTTCAGTATAAGAATAAACTGTATAGTTCTGCATCTCAGGCTCTGCAGGCCTACATTGATGATTTTGATTCAAGCCACCAAATGTATCCTGGTGCAAGCACGGGAAAGGTTAATGCTGGTAGATGTTCTGCTCATGTGCCAGAATTCTCCAACTGTATTTATAAAGCAAACCATG CTTTTGAAAATCTTGATCCCAAAAAAAGCTCTTCATCCTTATTTTGTAGAAGAAAGACTATTAATGACATAGACTCCATTAGCCTAACAACTGATGATCTATTAAAACTTCCAGCGGATGGATCATTTTCTTTCACTAACATTGGATTAAGTCACCGAATTAGCAAGAAAAACAAGAAGTGCATTGGAAGACTGAGTTCATGGGAtactgaaaagaaacaaaattttcaagAACCTTCCACTCCTTTGTGCAAGGATAACGTAATTACTCCtgttatatatacaaatataaatggaagGCATCGTGGTAGgctaaaaaacccaaaacttgtGAATAAGACTAATAAATGCATTTCAGAACCATCTTTATCGTTTTCCAAGAAATTGTCTTTCAAGGACAGTGCAGAACACAGTTGTGAAAAGAATTACCCAAGATGGCTCACTAGCCAGAAATCTGACCTTAATGTTTCAGGAATAACTAGTCTACCTGACTTCACATACCCAGTCTGGCTCCATCATCAAGACTTGCTACCTGATACAAAGAGTCAAaggatttctaaaatatttaaagaagaacagTGTTCCCCTAGGCATAGTTACCAGGCACAAAGAACTTCTCGACTTATGAATAAATTAGATTGTTTTGAATATTCTTTTGAACCCTCAAACATTTCAGATTCCTTGAGTGATGATAAAGGATTAATTAATGAATGTAAATGTGATTCTGAACATAGCCACTGTCAGTGTGAGAATCCAGTTCTCCCAGGACCAACCAAAAAGCCCTTCAGTg GTGACAAGATTGAATTGCTTATCCTGAAGGCCAAGAGAAATCTAGAGCATTGTAGTGAAGAGTTACCGAAGTCTACAAAAAAGGATGATAGTCCTTGTTCGTTAGATAAACTTGAAGCAGAAAGATCATGGGAAAATATTCCTGTTACTTT CAAATCTCCTGTTCCTGTTAACTCTGATGATAGTCCTCAACAAACTTCACAAGCAAAGTGTGCTAACGGGTtccttgaagattttttaaataatgataatcaG AGTTGTACCCTTTCTGGAGGGAAACATCATGGTCCTGTTGAAGCCTTAAAACAAATGTTATTTAATCTTCAAGCAGTACAGGAAAGTTTTAATCAGAATAAAACAGCAGAACTGA